One Anaerolineae bacterium genomic window, GCTACGGTACCGCTTACTAGATTGGTGTTCTTGCGCTCCGGGTGAGCCTGTGGCGGCGGGAAGGGTGCCACGCCGTAGTACAGCTCTGGTTTGAATTTCTGGATGAAATTAACACCGGGCTGCCACTCACCATCCACCATCATGGCCACTTTGCCAGCGTAAAAGCCATTGTCTGGCGACATATAGCCACCGAAGGCGGAGGTAAACCGCAACACCTCTTCGACGTTGTAGTCACAGTAGAACTGTTGTTCCCACTTCAGCGCGTTGACCACCGGCTCTGAGGTGAATAGGATCTTGGTCCCGTCATCGCTGTACCAATAGCCTCCCATCATAGCGACGTACAGTCCCAAGTGCGACCAAGAGAAGTCCGGAATGAAACCGATCTGGGTGATGTTACCATTCTCGTCCACCTTGGTCAGTTTCCTGGCATACTCAGCCAGCTCCTCCATCGTCTGAGGAGGCCGTTCGGGGTCTAGGCCTGCCTCTTCGAACAGGTCCTTATTCCAGAAGAGGGCGTAGGTGTCGGTGCCCCAAGGCAGGCAGTAGTACTTGCCCCGATACCGACACTGGCTCAGTGGAGCCTCGAAGATATCGTTGAGATCTACCTCGCCGCCGGCTAGAAAGTCATCAAGGGGAGTGATCAGCCCTTCCCGTCCCCAGGTGCCCACGCTATCCGGCCCGCCCGTGACCAGGATGTCAGGCGGTTCGCTGCCCGAAAGGCCAGCGATCACCTTGTCGTTGTCCACCGGTGAATTGACTTCCACCTTCACATTATTGGCCGTACCGTATTTGTCGAACAGGGATTGCAACTGTGCTGGATTGTCACCCCAGGTAATCCAAACGCGCAGGACCGGCTGTTCCGCCGGCACAGCGGCAGCTGTCTGCTCAGCCGGTGAGGCCTTCTCCTTGGACGGAGCGGGGGCAGCCGGCGCACAAGAGGCTAGCAACGCTAAAACCAAGCCCACCGCAGTTAGCACGAAAAGCCAATGTTTTTTGCCAGACATATGTGCCTCCTTAATAGTTTTATCGCAAATCGATGCTGTACAAAAT contains:
- a CDS encoding ABC transporter substrate-binding protein, which translates into the protein MSGKKHWLFVLTAVGLVLALLASCAPAAPAPSKEKASPAEQTAAAVPAEQPVLRVWITWGDNPAQLQSLFDKYGTANNVKVEVNSPVDNDKVIAGLSGSEPPDILVTGGPDSVGTWGREGLITPLDDFLAGGEVDLNDIFEAPLSQCRYRGKYYCLPWGTDTYALFWNKDLFEEAGLDPERPPQTMEELAEYARKLTKVDENGNITQIGFIPDFSWSHLGLYVAMMGGYWYSDDGTKILFTSEPVVNALKWEQQFYCDYNVEEVLRFTSAFGGYMSPDNGFYAGKVAMMVDGEWQPGVNFIQKFKPELYYGVAPFPPPQAHPERKNTNLVSGTVAMIPSGVKDKAAAWKLMAWMMSPEIVAEQMVANFNLPSSKKAAEDPRFHQNEKFEVFLKLMSDPNAKAPILTPINAEVDTELGQIEEKVLHTCADPLPLLEEAQAKLQPMLDKALSE